One Bacteriovorax sp. PP10 DNA window includes the following coding sequences:
- a CDS encoding RsmD family RNA methyltransferase, with amino-acid sequence MSIKILGGFARGQILDVPKGDLIRPTSIMLRRRIYDFYQDLGDVTFVDLCAGSGAMAFEAWSRGAKRVFINEVNRHVLKILEENRENLLVRNHHKKTGEIHCSYFPAEKWIKTFRAEYEKFSEAEKGETVIFLDPPYSEKHIYLDIVKFLKEESWYFGQLWIESDPKKGLSQAQISELGLTPAKVYEQGDNFIYVTNFPQQT; translated from the coding sequence GTGAGTATAAAAATTCTAGGTGGGTTCGCCCGCGGCCAGATTCTTGACGTTCCAAAGGGTGATTTGATTCGCCCGACATCTATCATGCTCAGAAGAAGAATTTATGATTTTTATCAAGACTTAGGTGATGTCACTTTTGTTGATTTATGTGCTGGTTCCGGAGCGATGGCGTTTGAAGCGTGGTCGAGAGGGGCAAAGCGAGTTTTTATCAATGAAGTGAACCGTCATGTTCTAAAAATTTTAGAAGAAAATAGAGAGAATTTACTGGTTCGCAATCACCATAAAAAAACTGGCGAGATCCACTGTTCATATTTTCCGGCAGAGAAATGGATCAAAACTTTTCGAGCTGAATATGAAAAATTTAGTGAAGCCGAAAAAGGTGAGACGGTTATATTCTTAGATCCTCCTTACTCAGAAAAACATATTTATTTAGATATCGTAAAATTCCTCAAAGAAGAGTCTTGGTATTTTGGTCAACTTTGGATTGAATCAGATCCTAAAAAAGGGTTGAGTCAGGCGCAGATAAGTGAGTTGGGACTTACTCCTGCTAAGGTTTACGAACAAGGCGATAACTTCATCTACGTGACAAATTTTCCACAACAAACCTAA
- a CDS encoding pyridoxal phosphate-dependent aminotransferase, which produces MELSSRVKGMAESVTLKLNSKAVELSEAGVQVYNLTAGQLPFRPPQGFLDAIRDELDFLKSYQYSPVAGFVDLRKKIVHHIEETRGINFSAAELDGEAFDCVISNGAKHSISNILGAIVDPGDEVIIIAPYWISYPEMIKFCRGVPVIVQSSIFDVFTPPLQEIRKAISEKTKAIIINSPNNPAGVHYSNEWMSDFADLLLEYPHVAVISDEIYFEVCYYDPKPTYFYQKKPELLKRTIIVDGISKAFASTGLRIGYCVGPKNICKGIENLQGQLTSSANSLVQRAMMSYNFANSSQFLIPVKDHLRDNATIIREKLKDNNLMKCWYQPTSAFYFMIDFTQTPVFKKYQIDKNDKTDYAVKICEDMLNSLGVVIVPGTDFGMMNSARISLVLHKEVFSEAITKIVHFLNH; this is translated from the coding sequence ATGGAATTGAGCTCTCGTGTAAAAGGCATGGCCGAAAGTGTAACTTTAAAACTCAACTCAAAAGCAGTTGAGCTAAGTGAAGCTGGAGTGCAGGTCTACAATCTGACAGCAGGACAACTTCCATTCCGTCCACCACAAGGTTTTTTAGATGCCATCAGAGATGAACTCGACTTTTTAAAGTCGTATCAATACAGCCCTGTTGCAGGCTTCGTCGATCTTAGAAAAAAAATCGTTCACCACATTGAAGAGACTCGCGGAATTAATTTTTCAGCAGCTGAGCTTGATGGTGAAGCTTTTGATTGTGTTATTTCTAACGGTGCCAAACACTCGATCTCAAATATTTTAGGTGCCATTGTTGATCCAGGAGATGAAGTCATTATCATCGCACCTTACTGGATTTCTTACCCTGAAATGATCAAGTTCTGCAGGGGAGTTCCGGTTATTGTTCAATCATCAATCTTTGATGTTTTTACACCGCCACTTCAAGAAATTAGAAAAGCTATTTCAGAAAAAACCAAAGCAATCATCATTAATAGCCCGAACAATCCAGCTGGTGTTCACTACTCAAATGAGTGGATGAGTGACTTCGCTGATTTACTTTTAGAGTATCCACATGTGGCCGTGATCAGTGATGAAATTTATTTCGAAGTTTGTTATTACGATCCAAAACCAACATATTTTTATCAGAAAAAACCTGAACTATTAAAGCGCACAATCATCGTTGACGGGATCTCAAAGGCCTTCGCTTCAACAGGTCTGCGTATCGGATATTGTGTTGGACCGAAGAATATTTGCAAGGGGATCGAGAACCTTCAAGGACAGTTAACCAGCAGTGCAAACTCACTGGTTCAACGTGCGATGATGAGTTACAACTTCGCCAACTCATCTCAGTTTTTAATTCCAGTTAAAGATCACTTGAGAGACAACGCGACGATTATTCGCGAAAAATTAAAAGATAACAATCTGATGAAATGCTGGTATCAGCCGACTTCAGCTTTTTATTTCATGATCGATTTCACTCAGACACCAGTCTTTAAAAAATACCAAATCGATAAAAACGACAAGACAGACTACGCAGTAAAAATCTGTGAAGACATGTTAAATAGTTTGGGTGTCGTCATAGTTCCAGGGACAGATTTCGGAATGATGAATTCCGCTCGAATTAGTCTGGTACTGCATAAGGAAGTGTTTTCAGAGGCGATTACGAAGATCGTGCACTTCCTGAATCACTAA
- a CDS encoding PhoH family protein, protein MKKTYVLDTNVLLFDPAAFRKFGKNTVFIPLIVIEEIDRFKKDQNENGRNARNFSRFIDDLRSQGALSNGVTLESGGTLIVSVDLYVNDKSLPIDVTLNDNLILSSALALKLKGEDVLLVTKDINLRLKADILGVPADDYGQMDVTFEELYSGQRTFEISGERLKEYEANRFLALDEDESLGVFPNEYFVLQEFHNPRRRLLGRFHAGKKGIVPLISLREGIWGIYPKNVEQQFALDSLLNDEIALVSLVGKAGTGKTLLAIAAGLEKAIVQGKYSRLLVSRPIQPMGRDLGYLPGDVNEKLAPWMQPIFDNMDFLFNQNRKQAGTSYEELINQGMLHVEPLTYIRGRSIPGQYLIVDEAQNLSPHEVKTIVTRAGEGTKIVLTGDPQQIDSPYLDETNNGLAYVVERLKTEDIIAHTTLRVGERSPLSEVASKLL, encoded by the coding sequence TTGAAAAAGACTTATGTACTGGACACTAACGTCCTTCTTTTTGACCCTGCTGCATTTAGAAAATTTGGCAAAAATACAGTCTTTATCCCTCTTATCGTTATCGAAGAAATTGATCGTTTCAAAAAAGATCAAAATGAGAACGGAAGAAATGCGAGAAACTTTTCACGCTTCATTGATGATTTAAGATCTCAAGGTGCACTATCTAATGGTGTAACTCTAGAGAGCGGTGGAACACTTATTGTGTCTGTCGATCTTTACGTAAATGATAAATCACTTCCAATTGATGTAACTTTAAATGACAACTTGATTCTGTCGAGTGCCCTTGCTCTAAAGCTTAAAGGTGAAGACGTTCTTCTTGTTACTAAAGATATCAACCTTCGTTTAAAAGCAGATATCTTAGGTGTTCCGGCAGATGACTACGGTCAGATGGATGTAACGTTTGAAGAGCTTTACTCTGGGCAAAGAACTTTTGAAATCTCTGGTGAGAGATTAAAAGAATATGAAGCCAATCGTTTTCTTGCACTAGATGAAGATGAATCTTTAGGTGTTTTTCCTAACGAATATTTTGTTCTTCAAGAATTTCACAATCCAAGAAGAAGACTTCTGGGAAGATTCCACGCTGGGAAAAAAGGAATTGTTCCTCTAATTTCTCTTCGTGAAGGTATTTGGGGAATTTACCCAAAGAACGTTGAACAACAATTCGCCCTGGATTCTTTATTAAATGATGAGATCGCTCTTGTGTCTCTAGTTGGTAAAGCTGGTACTGGTAAAACATTATTAGCAATCGCAGCTGGTCTTGAAAAAGCAATCGTTCAGGGGAAATACTCTCGTTTACTAGTTTCTCGTCCAATCCAGCCGATGGGACGCGACCTTGGTTATTTACCAGGTGACGTAAATGAAAAGTTAGCTCCATGGATGCAGCCGATTTTTGACAACATGGACTTCCTATTCAACCAGAATAGAAAACAAGCAGGGACTTCATACGAAGAACTTATCAACCAAGGTATGTTACACGTTGAACCTCTGACTTATATCCGTGGTCGCTCGATCCCAGGTCAGTACTTGATTGTCGATGAAGCACAGAACTTGTCTCCGCACGAAGTAAAAACAATTGTTACAAGAGCGGGAGAAGGAACAAAGATCGTATTAACAGGTGACCCTCAGCAGATCGATAGTCCATACCTGGATGAAACGAATAATGGTTTAGCTTACGTTGTTGAACGTTTAAAAACTGAAGATATTATTGCTCACACAACATTAAGAGTAGGTGAGAGATCTCCACTATCAGAAGTGGCCTCAAAACTTCTATAA
- a CDS encoding PilZ domain-containing protein, which translates to MSDPRLQRKFLRAPLKSTALYVDGEHVFKARTLNLSEGGLLLSELPHIPEINSLPIAVNLIQYPRFQGMSLDDVKQLSTDDFARTIIKTKVRMVRSFENQSNVDKVFINFIGCEFYNPDPEFKLAVFSYVETFAKNTVYLLSLFESLGNRTEQLELLRSVAHLLGYDRRMKVPLLRAKVLHDYQSLGSL; encoded by the coding sequence ATGTCTGATCCGCGACTGCAAAGAAAATTTTTACGTGCTCCCCTTAAATCAACTGCACTATATGTTGATGGGGAGCATGTCTTTAAAGCACGTACACTGAATCTTTCAGAAGGTGGACTGCTGTTATCTGAACTTCCACATATTCCTGAAATCAATTCTCTTCCAATTGCTGTTAACCTGATTCAGTATCCGCGTTTTCAGGGAATGTCGCTTGATGATGTGAAACAACTTTCAACTGATGATTTCGCACGCACAATTATTAAAACGAAAGTGCGTATGGTGAGATCATTTGAAAATCAAAGTAACGTTGATAAAGTTTTTATCAACTTTATTGGATGTGAGTTTTACAATCCTGATCCGGAGTTTAAACTTGCAGTGTTTTCTTATGTAGAAACATTCGCTAAGAACACAGTTTATCTTTTAAGTTTATTTGAATCGCTCGGGAATCGTACTGAGCAATTAGAGCTCTTAAGAAGTGTGGCCCATCTTCTAGGTTATGATCGTCGAATGAAGGTTCCTCTCTTACGAGCGAAGGTTTTACACGATTATCAAAGTCTCGGAAGTCTTTAA